Proteins from a genomic interval of Providencia stuartii:
- the rpsO gene encoding 30S ribosomal protein S15 has translation MSLSTEAKAKIVAEFGRDANDTGSSEVQIALLTAQINHLQSHFSEHKKDHHSRRGLLRMVAQRRRLQAYLKGKDIARYTALIERLGLRR, from the coding sequence ATGTCTCTAAGTACTGAAGCGAAAGCAAAAATCGTTGCTGAATTCGGCCGCGATGCTAACGACACTGGTTCAAGTGAAGTGCAAATCGCACTGTTAACTGCGCAAATCAACCACCTGCAAAGCCACTTTTCAGAGCACAAAAAAGATCACCACAGCCGTCGTGGTCTGCTGCGTATGGTTGCTCAGCGTCGTAGATTGCAAGCTTACCTGAAAGGTAAAGATATCGCACGTTACACAGCTCTGATCGAGCGTCTGGGTCTGCGTCGCTAA
- the truB gene encoding tRNA pseudouridine(55) synthase TruB: protein MGRRRSGRDIHGVLLLDKPTDISSNDALQKVRRFFNANKAGHTGALDPLATGMLPVCLGEATKFSQFLLDSDKRYRVIARLGQRTDTSDSHGEIISERDVEFTQAQLDAALAHFRGDTLQVPSMYSALKHQGRPLYEYARKGITVEREARPITVYELQFLRLENNELELEIHCSKGTYIRTIIDDLGEMLGCGAHVIYLRRVQVANYPYERMVTLEQLAELRAKVDEGEGTFESLLDPLLLPMDTAVIHFPVINLTDETAAYFKQGQPVRADIGQLAEGTMVRITCGAAQRFIGIALISEDLRIAPRRLVVENE from the coding sequence ATGGGGCGTCGTCGTAGCGGCCGTGATATACATGGCGTTTTGCTGCTGGATAAACCCACGGATATTTCTTCAAATGATGCGCTGCAAAAAGTGCGGCGCTTCTTCAATGCAAATAAAGCGGGTCACACGGGTGCGTTAGATCCACTTGCAACAGGGATGCTCCCTGTTTGTCTCGGTGAAGCAACCAAATTTTCTCAATTCTTACTCGATTCAGATAAGCGCTATCGTGTGATTGCACGGTTGGGTCAACGTACGGATACGTCTGATTCTCATGGTGAAATTATTAGTGAGCGCGATGTTGAGTTTACACAGGCTCAGCTGGACGCTGCATTAGCGCATTTTCGTGGTGATACCTTACAAGTGCCCTCTATGTACTCGGCATTGAAACATCAGGGGCGTCCATTGTATGAATATGCACGAAAAGGGATCACTGTTGAACGAGAAGCCCGTCCGATAACGGTTTATGAGTTGCAATTTCTTCGTTTAGAGAATAATGAACTTGAGCTGGAAATTCACTGCTCTAAAGGCACCTATATTCGGACAATTATAGATGATTTAGGTGAAATGTTAGGCTGTGGTGCTCATGTGATTTATTTGCGTCGAGTTCAAGTCGCCAATTATCCATACGAACGTATGGTTACATTGGAGCAACTCGCCGAACTAAGAGCGAAGGTTGATGAGGGTGAAGGCACTTTCGAGTCGTTACTTGATCCTTTATTGCTACCAATGGATACCGCGGTTATTCATTTTCCAGTCATTAATTTGACCGACGAAACGGCCGCTTATTTCAAGCAAGGCCAGCCGGTCAGGGCGGATATCGGTCAACTTGCCGAAGGTACAATGGTACGTATTACTTGTGGTGCAGCGCAGCGTTTTATTGGTATCGCATTAATCAGTGAAGACCTACGAATTGCCCCACGGCGTTTAGTTGTCGAAAATGAATAA
- the nlpI gene encoding lipoprotein NlpI — protein MLNSICLRFRGLNALTRGVSALIFFVLLGCSNKDWRKNEVFAVPLQPSLQQEVILARMEQILASRSLTDDEYAQLLYERGVLYDSLGLRALARNDFSTALAIRPDIPEIFNFLGIYFTQAGNYDAAYEAFDSVLELDPTYNFARMNRGIALYYGGRYKLAQDDLLAYYQIDPNDPFRTLWLYLVEKDIDPRVAQDNLAARYNSAEKGLWGWNIVEFYLGNISENTLMARLKETSADNTSLAEHLSETNFYLGKHYLSLGDKDSATALFKLTVANNAHSFVEHRYALLELALLGQEQDDLLESGQQ, from the coding sequence ATGCTGAACAGTATCTGTCTTCGGTTTAGGGGCTTAAACGCGTTAACTCGCGGGGTCTCTGCGCTTATCTTTTTTGTGCTCCTTGGATGCAGTAACAAAGATTGGCGTAAAAACGAGGTATTTGCTGTTCCTCTGCAACCTTCACTACAACAAGAAGTAATATTGGCTCGTATGGAACAAATCCTTGCGAGCCGATCTTTGACCGATGATGAATACGCCCAGCTTTTATATGAGCGCGGAGTGTTGTATGATAGTCTCGGTTTGAGGGCGTTAGCGCGCAATGATTTTTCAACAGCGTTAGCTATTCGTCCCGATATTCCTGAAATCTTTAACTTTTTAGGAATATATTTTACGCAGGCTGGCAACTATGATGCCGCCTATGAAGCGTTTGATTCTGTATTAGAGCTTGATCCAACTTACAATTTCGCGCGTATGAATCGTGGCATCGCATTATATTACGGTGGCCGATACAAATTAGCGCAGGATGATCTGCTGGCGTATTATCAGATAGATCCAAATGATCCTTTTCGTACACTATGGCTTTATCTAGTAGAGAAAGACATAGACCCGCGTGTAGCACAGGATAACCTGGCTGCTCGTTATAACAGCGCGGAGAAAGGGCTATGGGGCTGGAATATCGTAGAGTTTTATCTAGGCAATATCAGTGAGAACACATTGATGGCGCGTTTGAAAGAAACTTCTGCGGATAACACTTCGCTCGCTGAGCATCTCAGTGAAACTAACTTCTATTTAGGTAAGCATTACCTAAGTCTGGGGGATAAGGATAGCGCAACTGCGTTATTCAAACTGACGGTGGCTAACAACGCCCACAGCTTTGTTGAACACCGCTATGCATTGTTGGAATTGGCGCTGTTAGGCCAAGAACAAGACGACCTTTTAGAATCGGGCCAGCAATAG
- the rbfA gene encoding 30S ribosome-binding factor RbfA, with translation MAREFSRSQRVAQEMQKEIAIILQREVKDPRIGMATVSGVELSRDLAYGKVFVTFLNISHEEHESQMVQDGIKALNEASGFIRSLLGKAMRLRVIPELTFSYDSSLVDGMRMSNLVSNVIRNDEMRRADADSKEEK, from the coding sequence ATGGCAAGAGAATTTAGTCGTTCTCAGCGCGTAGCACAAGAAATGCAAAAAGAAATTGCGATTATCTTGCAGCGTGAAGTTAAAGATCCCCGCATTGGAATGGCAACGGTTTCAGGTGTTGAGCTTTCAAGAGATTTAGCGTATGGCAAGGTGTTTGTTACCTTCCTTAATATCTCTCATGAAGAGCATGAATCTCAAATGGTGCAAGATGGCATTAAAGCTCTGAATGAAGCCTCAGGTTTTATTCGTTCTTTGCTAGGTAAAGCGATGCGCTTACGTGTTATTCCTGAGTTAACGTTTTCTTACGATAGCTCACTGGTTGATGGTATGCGTATGTCTAACTTAGTTTCGAATGTGATTCGCAATGATGAAATGCGTCGTGCGGATGCGGATAGTAAAGAGGAAAAATAA
- the pnp gene encoding polyribonucleotide nucleotidyltransferase, whose protein sequence is MLNPIVRKFQYGQHTVSIETGMIARQATAAVMVNMDDTAVFVTAVAQKKVKEGQDFFPLTVNYQERSYAAGRIPGSFFRREGRPGEGETLIARLIDRPLRPLFPEGFLNEIQIIATVVSVNPQVNPDIVAMIGASAALALSGVPFNGPIGAARVGFINDQYVLNPTADELKSSRLDLVVAGTEGAVLMVESEAELLSEEQMLGAVVFGHDQQQVVIKEINELVKEAGKEKWDWQPEPVNQALRDKVAALAESRMGDAYRITEKQERYAQVDLIKEEVTAAIVAEDENVDVAEVAEILANLEKQVVRSRVIRGEPRIDGREKDMVRALDVRTGVLPRTHGSALFTRGETQALVTATLGTERDAQVIDQLMGEYTDRFLFHYNFPPYSVGETGMVGSPKRREIGHGRLAKRGVLAVMPDHADFPYTVRVVSEITESNGSSSMASVCGASLALMDAGVPIKAAVAGIAMGLVKEGDDFVVLSDILGDEDHLGDMDFKVAGSRDGISALQMDIKIEGITREIMQVALNQAKGARLHILGTMEQAINSPREEISEFAPRIYTIRINPDKIKDVIGKGGSVIRALTEETGTTIEIEDDGTVKIAATDGLKAKEAIRRIEEITAEVEVGRIYQGKVTRIVDFGAFVAIGGGKEGLVHISQIADKRVEKVTDYLQMGQEVPVKVLEIDRQGRIRLSMKEAVATEETPAQQQDSAE, encoded by the coding sequence TTGTTAAATCCTATTGTTCGTAAATTTCAATACGGTCAGCATACTGTATCCATCGAAACTGGCATGATCGCGCGTCAAGCGACGGCGGCTGTGATGGTAAATATGGATGATACAGCAGTATTTGTTACTGCGGTTGCTCAGAAAAAAGTTAAAGAAGGTCAGGATTTCTTCCCTCTGACGGTTAACTATCAAGAGCGCTCTTATGCGGCAGGTCGTATCCCGGGTAGCTTTTTCCGTCGTGAAGGTCGCCCAGGCGAAGGCGAAACACTGATCGCTCGTTTGATTGACCGTCCTCTACGTCCTCTGTTCCCAGAAGGTTTCCTCAACGAAATCCAAATCATTGCAACGGTTGTTTCAGTTAACCCTCAAGTTAACCCTGATATCGTCGCTATGATTGGTGCTTCAGCTGCACTGGCCTTGTCCGGCGTTCCTTTCAATGGTCCAATTGGTGCGGCACGTGTTGGTTTCATTAATGATCAATATGTTCTGAACCCAACAGCAGATGAGCTGAAATCAAGCCGTCTCGACTTAGTTGTTGCGGGCACTGAAGGTGCTGTTCTGATGGTTGAATCAGAAGCAGAGCTGTTAAGCGAAGAGCAAATGCTAGGTGCTGTTGTTTTTGGTCATGACCAACAACAAGTTGTCATTAAAGAGATTAACGAATTAGTTAAAGAAGCAGGCAAAGAAAAATGGGATTGGCAACCAGAGCCAGTTAACCAAGCTCTGCGTGATAAAGTGGCTGCACTGGCTGAAAGCCGTATGGGCGACGCATACCGCATTACTGAAAAACAAGAGCGTTATGCGCAAGTTGACTTGATTAAAGAAGAAGTGACCGCTGCCATCGTTGCTGAAGACGAAAACGTTGATGTCGCTGAAGTTGCTGAAATTTTGGCTAACTTAGAAAAACAAGTTGTTCGTAGCCGTGTTATTCGTGGTGAGCCACGTATCGATGGTCGTGAGAAAGACATGGTGCGTGCTCTCGACGTGCGTACGGGTGTTCTACCTCGTACCCATGGTTCCGCCCTGTTTACACGTGGTGAAACTCAGGCTCTGGTTACCGCAACATTGGGTACTGAGCGTGATGCACAGGTTATTGACCAGTTAATGGGCGAATATACTGATCGTTTCTTGTTCCATTATAATTTCCCTCCATATTCTGTCGGTGAAACGGGCATGGTAGGTTCACCTAAGCGCCGTGAAATTGGTCATGGTCGTTTAGCAAAACGTGGTGTATTGGCTGTTATGCCTGACCATGCTGACTTCCCATATACTGTTCGTGTGGTATCAGAAATCACTGAATCAAATGGTTCATCATCAATGGCGTCAGTTTGTGGTGCTTCGTTGGCTCTGATGGATGCTGGTGTACCAATTAAAGCGGCTGTTGCTGGTATTGCAATGGGTCTCGTGAAAGAAGGTGATGATTTTGTTGTTCTGTCCGATATCCTAGGTGATGAAGACCACTTGGGTGATATGGACTTTAAAGTGGCGGGTAGCCGTGATGGTATCAGCGCACTGCAAATGGACATCAAAATTGAAGGTATCACTCGCGAAATCATGCAAGTGGCATTGAACCAAGCAAAAGGTGCTCGTCTGCATATTTTAGGGACAATGGAACAAGCGATTAACAGTCCTCGCGAAGAGATCTCTGAATTTGCTCCGCGTATTTATACTATTCGTATTAATCCGGACAAGATTAAAGATGTTATCGGTAAAGGTGGTTCTGTGATCCGTGCACTGACAGAAGAAACGGGGACAACCATCGAAATCGAAGATGACGGTACAGTGAAGATCGCCGCGACCGACGGTCTAAAAGCGAAAGAAGCTATTCGTCGTATTGAAGAAATTACCGCTGAAGTTGAAGTGGGTCGTATTTACCAAGGTAAAGTGACTCGTATTGTTGATTTCGGAGCATTTGTTGCTATCGGTGGCGGTAAAGAAGGTTTGGTTCACATTTCTCAAATCGCGGACAAGCGTGTTGAGAAAGTGACTGACTATCTGCAAATGGGTCAAGAAGTTCCTGTTAAGGTATTGGAAATCGACCGTCAAGGCCGTATCCGCCTGAGCATGAAAGAAGCTGTCGCGACTGAAGAAACTCCAGCACAGCAGCAGGACTCAGCAGAATAG